In one Sphingomonas sp. AP4-R1 genomic region, the following are encoded:
- a CDS encoding carboxypeptidase regulatory-like domain-containing protein encodes MRNTLYAGAAIAALCVAGGAHAQEVTSSIRGAVTANGAAVAGATVTVTHLPSGTKAVTRSGADGAFSASGLRVGGPFTVVVSSPGYADSTVTDIQLVAGQPLAVPFALEPEGQEIVVSATRTNTVNLAAGPSTNITRQQIASVATVGRDIRDIVRRDPFATIDPGQSRGVMIAGQNARLNKFSVDGLRFSDNFGLNVGGLPTARGPVPIDAIEQMSVKIAPFDISEGDFQGGAVNVVLRSGTNDYHGSGFYTFSSDGLTGSKTKPGIANPSGRINLDFKSKNYGGFLSGPIIKDKLFLAVSYEHLREGTPIQIGTAGFPSVVPNLTDAQISNVSSIAQSIYNYDTLGVQQSTIETDEKWTVKADWNITTGQRLSATWIHNNSNNSATAGFSSTVPATPALGLQSDNYRRPEKVDSYVAQLNSDWSSKFHTEIRGNYRKYDLTPVPFGEFNFAQMQVCLDPNATTQQNGAANSNATLCSQGSTAAPGAARLYLGPDRFRHFNYVRTKQYGGDIAMRWEAGQFSMKLTAAWSHLDVANAFTSDALGTYYFDSVADFQNRRAGSVTLAGSVTGNLLDTLASFKYDQYTVGGQVAWDPSSNLNVTAGVRTDMYGGISAPPLNNFFSARYGFTNQSAINGKEVIQPRLQATWKVTPTVRVRGGIGLFAGGSPDVFVGNSYSVSGVYANSVTITRNLSGVGCQGGISDALCSAALDNVNGRTFNTALTDYLRTNTGSLSVANVNAMDPHYHLESTWKSSLSVDWTPKFEGFLGGGWNVGGDIYYGWVNYAPIYKDLRLRQIGVTPDGRPRYASLTSTSANTDLLLTNSRDGYSLVSVARLDKNFDFGLGLGVSYTYQDVKDRSSMNGTTASGTYGQNAMLDPNIAAYGTSIYEIKNSIKFHVDFDHAFFGDYKTRFSLFGERRSGIPYSLTMADTVATQGHGNVFGVAGSNNRFLLYVPNVSSITADPLVSYDSTATFTSLQNFVQTNKLKQGQTVGKNTMRAPSWFKIDLHVDQEIPVPVIRSGRIKLFADMENVLNMINKNWGSLRQVSFPYLASVVNVTCAATSGNNCTQYRYSSFSNPAVDNVGRVSLYAIRVGAKFEF; translated from the coding sequence ATGCGGAATACTCTTTATGCGGGCGCCGCGATCGCGGCTCTGTGCGTCGCCGGCGGCGCGCACGCCCAGGAAGTCACCTCGTCGATCCGCGGCGCGGTGACGGCGAACGGCGCCGCGGTCGCAGGCGCGACCGTCACCGTCACGCATCTTCCCTCGGGCACGAAGGCGGTCACGCGCTCGGGCGCGGACGGCGCCTTCTCGGCCTCGGGCCTGCGCGTCGGCGGCCCCTTCACCGTCGTCGTCTCCTCGCCCGGCTATGCCGACAGCACGGTGACCGACATCCAGCTCGTCGCCGGCCAACCGCTGGCCGTGCCGTTCGCGCTGGAGCCGGAAGGCCAGGAGATCGTGGTGAGCGCGACCCGCACCAACACGGTCAACCTCGCCGCCGGCCCGTCGACCAACATTACGCGCCAGCAGATCGCCAGCGTTGCGACGGTTGGCCGCGATATTCGCGATATCGTGCGCCGCGATCCCTTCGCCACGATCGATCCGGGCCAGAGCCGCGGCGTGATGATCGCCGGCCAGAATGCCCGCCTCAACAAATTCTCGGTCGACGGCCTGCGCTTCTCCGACAATTTCGGCCTGAACGTCGGCGGTCTGCCCACCGCGCGCGGCCCGGTGCCGATCGACGCGATCGAGCAGATGTCGGTCAAGATCGCGCCCTTCGACATTTCCGAAGGCGATTTCCAGGGCGGCGCCGTCAACGTCGTGCTGCGTTCGGGCACGAACGACTATCACGGCTCGGGCTTCTACACTTTCAGCAGCGACGGGCTGACCGGCAGCAAGACCAAGCCCGGCATCGCCAACCCGAGCGGCCGCATCAATCTGGACTTCAAGAGCAAGAATTACGGCGGCTTCCTGTCGGGCCCGATCATCAAGGACAAGCTGTTCCTCGCCGTCTCTTATGAGCATCTGCGCGAGGGCACGCCGATCCAGATCGGCACGGCGGGTTTCCCCTCGGTCGTCCCGAACCTGACGGACGCCCAGATCTCCAACGTCTCGTCGATCGCGCAGTCGATCTACAATTACGACACGCTCGGCGTGCAGCAGTCGACGATCGAGACCGACGAGAAGTGGACGGTCAAGGCCGACTGGAACATCACCACCGGCCAGCGCCTCTCGGCCACCTGGATCCACAACAACAGCAATAACTCCGCGACGGCCGGTTTCTCCTCCACCGTGCCGGCGACGCCCGCGCTCGGGCTCCAGTCGGACAATTATCGCCGCCCGGAAAAGGTCGACAGCTATGTCGCCCAGCTGAACTCCGACTGGTCGAGCAAATTCCACACCGAAATCCGTGGCAACTACCGCAAATATGATCTGACGCCGGTTCCGTTCGGCGAGTTCAATTTCGCGCAGATGCAGGTCTGCCTGGATCCGAACGCCACCACCCAGCAGAATGGCGCCGCCAACAGCAACGCCACGCTCTGCTCGCAGGGATCGACGGCGGCCCCCGGCGCCGCGCGCCTGTATCTCGGCCCGGATCGCTTCCGCCACTTCAACTATGTCCGCACCAAGCAATATGGCGGCGACATCGCGATGCGCTGGGAAGCCGGCCAGTTCTCGATGAAGCTGACCGCCGCGTGGAGCCATCTGGACGTGGCGAACGCCTTCACCTCGGATGCGCTCGGCACTTATTATTTCGACAGCGTCGCCGATTTCCAGAACCGCCGCGCCGGCAGCGTCACGCTCGCCGGTTCCGTCACGGGCAATCTCCTCGATACGCTCGCGAGCTTCAAATATGATCAATATACGGTCGGTGGCCAGGTCGCCTGGGATCCCAGCTCGAATCTGAACGTCACGGCCGGCGTCCGCACCGACATGTATGGCGGCATCTCGGCCCCGCCGCTCAACAACTTCTTCTCTGCCCGCTATGGTTTCACCAACCAGAGCGCGATCAACGGCAAGGAAGTGATCCAGCCGCGCCTGCAGGCGACCTGGAAGGTGACGCCGACGGTGCGCGTGCGCGGCGGCATCGGCCTGTTCGCGGGCGGTTCGCCGGACGTGTTCGTCGGCAACAGCTATTCGGTGTCGGGCGTCTATGCCAATTCGGTCACGATCACGCGCAACCTCAGCGGTGTCGGCTGTCAAGGCGGCATTTCGGACGCGCTGTGTTCGGCAGCGCTGGACAATGTGAACGGCCGCACCTTCAACACCGCGCTGACGGATTATCTCCGCACCAACACCGGTTCGCTGTCCGTCGCCAACGTCAACGCGATGGACCCGCACTACCATCTTGAATCCACCTGGAAGTCGAGCCTGTCGGTCGACTGGACGCCCAAGTTCGAGGGCTTTCTGGGTGGCGGCTGGAATGTCGGCGGTGACATCTATTATGGCTGGGTCAATTATGCGCCGATCTACAAGGATCTGCGCCTGCGCCAGATCGGCGTGACACCGGACGGACGCCCTCGCTACGCCTCGCTCACCTCGACCAGCGCCAACACCGATCTGTTGCTGACCAACAGCCGCGACGGTTATTCGCTTGTTTCGGTGGCGCGCCTCGACAAGAACTTCGATTTCGGCCTGGGCCTGGGTGTCAGCTACACCTATCAGGACGTGAAGGATCGCAGCTCGATGAACGGCACGACCGCATCGGGCACCTATGGCCAGAATGCGATGCTCGATCCGAACATCGCCGCCTACGGAACGTCGATCTACGAGATCAAGAACAGCATCAAGTTCCACGTCGATTTCGATCACGCCTTCTTCGGCGATTACAAGACGCGCTTCAGCCTGTTCGGCGAGCGTCGCTCGGGTATTCCCTACAGCCTGACGATGGCCGATACCGTTGCCACGCAGGGCCATGGCAACGTCTTCGGCGTGGCGGGATCGAACAACCGCTTCCTGCTCTATGTGCCGAACGTGTCGAGCATCACCGCCGATCCGCTCGTCTCCTATGACAGCACGGCCACCTTCACCTCGCTCCAGAATTTCGTGCAGACGAACAAGCTGAAGCAGGGCCAGACGGTCGGCAAGAATACGATGCGCGCGCCGAGCTGGTTCAAGATCGATCTCCACGTCGATCAGGAAATCCCGGTTCCTGTGATCCGCAGCGGCCGCATCAAGCTGTTCGCCGACATGGAAAACGTGCTGAACATGATCAACAAGAACTGGGGCTCGCTGCGCCAGGTCTCGTTCCCGTACCTCGCCTCCGTCGTGAACGTCACCTGCGCCGCGACCTCGGGCAACAACTGCACCCAGTATCGCTACTCCAGCTTCTCGAACCCCGCCGTCGACAATGTCGGCCGCGTCTCGCTCTATGCGATCCGCGTCGGCGCCAAGTTCGAATTCTGA
- the rpe gene encoding ribulose-phosphate 3-epimerase has protein sequence MTRPLLIAPSVLAADFGRLAEEVAAVDRAGADWIHVDIMDGRFVPEISFGPPVVRAIRKATTKPLNVHLMVVEPERSLAAYAEAGADHLLVQAEPGSTVHLHRVLSQVREMEKKAGVVIDPATPLVWIEHVLHLADIILVMTVNPGFGGQKFLPEMLPKIAALRGLCAERGLAPHIEVDGGQDARTVRSVVEAGADVIVAGTAIFGADDRAAAIDRIRTCGGMPGGCA, from the coding sequence ATGACCCGGCCTCTGCTGATCGCCCCGTCCGTCCTCGCGGCGGATTTCGGGCGGTTGGCGGAGGAGGTGGCGGCGGTGGACCGCGCGGGTGCGGACTGGATCCATGTCGACATCATGGACGGCCGCTTCGTGCCCGAAATCTCGTTCGGGCCGCCGGTGGTGCGCGCGATCCGCAAGGCGACGACGAAGCCGCTCAACGTGCATCTGATGGTGGTCGAGCCCGAACGGTCGCTGGCCGCCTATGCGGAGGCGGGGGCGGATCATCTGCTGGTGCAGGCCGAGCCCGGATCGACCGTGCATCTCCACCGCGTGCTGAGCCAGGTGCGCGAGATGGAGAAGAAGGCCGGCGTCGTGATCGATCCGGCGACCCCGCTCGTCTGGATCGAGCATGTGCTGCACCTGGCGGACATCATCCTCGTCATGACCGTCAATCCCGGTTTCGGCGGGCAGAAATTCCTGCCCGAGATGCTGCCCAAAATCGCGGCCTTGCGTGGGCTCTGCGCCGAACGCGGCCTCGCTCCGCACATCGAGGTGGATGGCGGGCAGGATGCGAGGACGGTGCGCAGCGTGGTGGAGGCGGGCGCGGACGTGATCGTGGCCGGCACCGCCATCTTCGGTGCGGACGATCGCGCGGCCGCGATCGATCGGATCAGAACGTGCGGCGGTATGCCGGGAGGATGTGCATGA
- a CDS encoding replication-associated recombination protein A has translation MTLTLFEDPVQRPLAELLRPKTLAEVVGQDHLLAPSSPLGRMIQRRHLQSFILWGPPGVGKTTIARLIASAAGYSFVQLSAVSTGVVDLRKTIAEADNLRQANGTTTAVFIDELHRFSRPVQDALLPAVEEGRIILIGATTENPSFSLVSALLSRCKVLTLRRLDGAALDLVIQRAEEHFGRALPLTPDARDAVIAMADGDARYLLGLCDELLSLPPDETIDAKQLADLLQQRAPLYDRGKEEHFNLLSCFHKSLRGSDPDAALYWAARMMAGGEDPAVIFRRLCCAASEDVGLADPQAMIQATTAWQAFERVGLPEGRLFLAQAIVYVATAPKSNACYMAFAKAQELARQTGSAAPPMHILNAPTKLMKELGYHAGYRYDHDFPDAYSGQTYFPDELGGADHPELYRPNERGFEREIKRRLDFWSKRRAQANGEG, from the coding sequence ATGACTCTCACGCTTTTCGAGGATCCCGTGCAGCGCCCGCTGGCGGAACTTCTCCGCCCGAAAACCCTGGCCGAGGTCGTCGGGCAGGATCATCTTCTCGCCCCGTCGAGCCCGCTGGGGCGCATGATCCAGAGACGGCATCTGCAGTCGTTCATCCTCTGGGGACCGCCGGGTGTCGGGAAGACCACGATCGCGCGTCTGATCGCCAGCGCGGCGGGCTACAGCTTCGTGCAGTTGTCGGCCGTGTCCACAGGCGTCGTCGATCTGAGAAAGACCATCGCGGAGGCCGACAATCTGAGGCAGGCCAACGGGACGACGACGGCCGTCTTCATCGACGAGCTGCACCGATTTTCGAGGCCGGTGCAGGATGCGCTCCTTCCCGCTGTGGAGGAGGGGAGGATCATCCTGATCGGCGCCACGACCGAAAATCCCAGCTTCAGCCTGGTGTCCGCCCTCCTGTCCCGGTGCAAGGTGCTGACGCTCCGCCGTCTGGACGGCGCGGCGCTCGATCTGGTCATCCAGCGCGCCGAAGAACATTTCGGACGAGCGCTGCCTTTGACGCCGGACGCGCGGGATGCCGTGATCGCGATGGCTGATGGCGATGCCCGCTATCTGTTGGGCCTGTGTGACGAACTGCTCTCGCTACCGCCCGACGAGACGATCGATGCCAAGCAGCTTGCCGACCTTCTGCAGCAGCGCGCGCCGCTCTATGATCGGGGCAAGGAAGAGCATTTCAATCTGCTGAGCTGCTTCCATAAGAGCCTCCGGGGAAGCGATCCCGATGCGGCGCTCTACTGGGCCGCCCGGATGATGGCGGGGGGCGAGGATCCGGCCGTCATTTTCAGGCGGTTGTGCTGCGCGGCTTCCGAGGATGTTGGCCTGGCGGATCCGCAGGCGATGATACAGGCGACGACCGCGTGGCAGGCGTTCGAGCGTGTGGGCTTGCCGGAGGGGCGCCTGTTTCTCGCGCAGGCCATCGTCTACGTCGCGACCGCTCCGAAATCCAACGCCTGCTACATGGCCTTCGCGAAAGCGCAGGAACTCGCCCGGCAGACCGGCTCCGCAGCCCCGCCCATGCACATCCTGAATGCCCCGACCAAGCTGATGAAGGAACTCGGCTACCATGCGGGCTATCGGTATGATCATGACTTTCCGGACGCCTATTCCGGTCAGACCTATTTTCCGGACGAGCTCGGCGGCGCGGATCATCCGGAACTCTACCGGCCGAACGAGCGCGGTTTCGAGCGCGAGATCAAGCGCCGGCTGGATTTCTGGTCGAAGCGGCGGGCCCAGGCGAACGGCGAGGGGTGA
- the pnuC gene encoding nicotinamide riboside transporter PnuC, whose protein sequence is MTWLEIVAVAATLTAIWLTAKRHMLCWPVNLVACALYFKLFLDERLYADMMLQAVFGLAILYGWIAWARDRDVGGTVIPRTMAPRQAVTGLAAGAVGAAAIGWFTSHHTDAALPWMDSTLTSFSLVAQVWTARRYPANWLLWIAVDIFYVGMFAFKGLALTAGLYAVMIALAILGYRRWRTATAA, encoded by the coding sequence ATGACCTGGCTAGAAATCGTCGCGGTCGCCGCCACCCTCACGGCCATCTGGCTGACCGCGAAGCGGCATATGCTGTGCTGGCCCGTCAATCTCGTGGCCTGCGCGCTCTATTTCAAACTCTTCCTCGACGAGCGCCTCTATGCCGACATGATGCTGCAGGCGGTGTTCGGCCTCGCCATCCTGTATGGCTGGATCGCGTGGGCGCGGGACCGGGACGTCGGCGGCACCGTCATCCCGAGGACGATGGCGCCGCGTCAGGCCGTAACGGGGCTGGCGGCGGGCGCCGTGGGTGCGGCGGCGATCGGATGGTTCACCAGCCACCATACCGACGCGGCCTTGCCCTGGATGGATTCGACGCTGACCAGCTTCAGCCTCGTCGCACAAGTTTGGACCGCGCGGCGATATCCGGCCAACTGGCTGCTCTGGATCGCGGTGGATATCTTCTACGTCGGCATGTTCGCCTTCAAGGGACTGGCGCTGACGGCCGGGCTCTATGCGGTGATGATCGCGCTGGCGATTCTGGGCTACAGACGCTGGCGGACGGCCACGGCAGCGTGA
- a CDS encoding PadR family transcriptional regulator, whose translation MLRGFGHHHHFGPRGGGGFRRGPFEFAWSFDGDRGFRGGGGRRRVFDGEELKLVLLALLAEEPRHGYDLIRQIEERTGGAYAPSPGVVYPTLTLLDEMDLIEEVKEEGARRRFRITATGTAWLEERREQADALLARLSAMGEERNRTDHAPIRRAMTNLKLALREAAMEAEGDEGSERGHAIAEILDEAARKIERL comes from the coding sequence ATGTTGAGAGGCTTTGGCCACCACCATCATTTCGGCCCGCGCGGCGGCGGCGGCTTTCGCCGTGGCCCGTTCGAATTCGCCTGGTCGTTCGACGGCGATCGCGGTTTTCGCGGCGGCGGCGGGCGGCGGCGCGTGTTCGACGGCGAGGAACTGAAGCTCGTCCTGCTGGCTCTGCTCGCGGAGGAACCGCGCCACGGCTATGATCTGATCCGCCAGATCGAGGAGCGCACCGGCGGCGCCTATGCGCCCAGCCCCGGCGTCGTCTATCCGACGCTTACCCTGCTCGACGAGATGGACCTGATCGAGGAGGTGAAGGAGGAAGGCGCCCGTCGCCGCTTCCGCATCACCGCCACCGGCACCGCCTGGCTGGAGGAGCGCCGCGAACAGGCGGACGCCCTGCTCGCCCGGCTCTCGGCCATGGGCGAGGAGCGCAACCGCACCGATCATGCGCCGATCCGTCGCGCTATGACGAACCTGAAGCTCGCGCTGCGCGAGGCCGCGATGGAGGCCGAAGGCGACGAGGGCAGCGAACGCGGCCATGCGATCGCGGAGATCCTCGACGAGGCCGCCCGCAAGATCGAGCGCCTGTAA
- a CDS encoding DUF2218 domain-containing protein, with protein MTDTITAAARVPTTSGSKYLQQLCKHWSHDLQVEFTADHGTVVFPREGRAGTFPADGLCTFNAAEDFLLVRIDASTPEQLEALEGVVARHLDRFAFREAPLTFDWQTVTV; from the coding sequence ATGACCGATACGATCACCGCCGCCGCCCGCGTTCCCACCACCAGCGGCAGCAAATATCTCCAGCAATTGTGCAAGCATTGGTCGCACGATCTGCAGGTGGAATTCACCGCCGACCATGGCACGGTCGTCTTCCCGCGCGAGGGCCGCGCCGGCACCTTCCCCGCCGACGGTCTCTGCACCTTCAACGCGGCGGAGGATTTCCTCCTCGTCCGCATCGACGCCTCCACGCCCGAGCAGTTGGAAGCGCTGGAAGGCGTCGTCGCCCGCCACCTCGACCGCTTCGCCTTCCGCGAAGCGCCCCTGACATTCGACTGGCAGACGGTGACGGTCTGA
- a CDS encoding peptidylprolyl isomerase: MKLHLLSAVALIAAPLLAQTPPAPPPEAAGAMPAAAPAPKPATVKVTLTTSEGPIVLELEKERAPITTANFLRYVDAKRFDGIGFYRAVKVQPGFGLIQAGLRNDPKKVFPNIAHEPTTKTGLHHEDGTISMAMAAPGTASADFFIMVGPAPTMDADPATNNAGFAAFGHVVEGMDLVRKIMDEPTSQTAGPAAMKGQMLVAPVKILTARRTG; encoded by the coding sequence ATGAAGCTGCACCTCCTGTCCGCTGTGGCCCTGATCGCCGCGCCGCTCCTTGCCCAGACCCCGCCGGCTCCGCCGCCCGAAGCGGCAGGCGCGATGCCCGCCGCCGCTCCCGCGCCCAAGCCCGCGACGGTGAAGGTCACGCTCACCACCAGCGAAGGGCCGATCGTGCTGGAGCTGGAGAAGGAGCGGGCGCCGATCACGACGGCCAACTTCCTCAGATATGTGGATGCCAAGCGTTTCGACGGGATCGGCTTCTATCGGGCGGTGAAGGTGCAGCCGGGCTTCGGCCTGATCCAGGCGGGCCTGCGCAACGATCCCAAGAAGGTCTTCCCGAACATCGCGCACGAGCCGACGACCAAGACCGGCCTGCACCATGAGGACGGCACGATCTCGATGGCGATGGCGGCGCCCGGCACGGCCTCGGCGGATTTCTTCATCATGGTCGGCCCGGCGCCGACGATGGATGCGGATCCTGCGACCAACAATGCCGGCTTCGCGGCCTTTGGCCATGTTGTCGAGGGGATGGACCTCGTCCGCAAGATCATGGACGAGCCCACGTCGCAGACGGCGGGCCCGGCCGCGATGAAGGGGCAGATGCTGGTCGCGCCGGTGAAGATCCTGACGGCGCGGCGGACGGGCTGA
- a CDS encoding branched-chain amino acid aminotransferase, whose amino-acid sequence MSAPSFFAREEHPALVPASERGALLANPGFGKVFTDHMVTIRYTEGQGWHDAKITPRAPLVLDPATAVLHYAQEIFEGLKAYRLPDGGAALFRADANARRFRESARRMAMAELPEELFLQSCRELVAVDREWIPEAEGGALYLRPFMFASEVFLGVKPASEYLYMVIASSVGAYFKTPTGVSIWISEDYTRAAPGGTGAAKCGGNYASSLVAQQEAIREGCDQVVFLDAVERKWVEELGGMNVFFVFEDGSIQTPPLGGTILPGITRESIMLLAREEGLTVREEPYSIDQWEADVASGRLREAFACGTAAVVTPIGRVRGCNRDFRIGNGGIGVATDRIKARLVDIQRGVAPDPHGWMERLF is encoded by the coding sequence ATGAGCGCCCCTTCGTTCTTCGCCCGAGAGGAGCACCCGGCGCTCGTCCCCGCCAGCGAGCGCGGCGCGCTGCTCGCCAACCCCGGCTTCGGCAAGGTTTTCACCGATCATATGGTGACGATCCGCTACACCGAGGGCCAGGGCTGGCACGATGCGAAGATCACGCCGCGCGCGCCGCTCGTGCTCGATCCCGCCACCGCCGTGCTGCATTATGCGCAGGAAATTTTCGAGGGACTGAAGGCCTATCGCCTGCCCGATGGCGGCGCGGCCCTGTTCCGCGCCGACGCCAATGCCCGCCGCTTCCGCGAGAGCGCGCGCCGCATGGCGATGGCCGAGCTGCCCGAGGAATTGTTCCTGCAATCCTGCCGCGAGCTGGTCGCCGTCGATCGCGAGTGGATCCCGGAAGCGGAGGGCGGCGCGCTCTATCTGCGCCCCTTCATGTTCGCGTCGGAGGTGTTTCTCGGCGTGAAGCCCGCCTCCGAATATCTGTACATGGTGATCGCCTCGTCGGTCGGCGCCTATTTCAAGACGCCCACGGGCGTCTCGATCTGGATCTCGGAGGATTATACGCGCGCCGCGCCCGGCGGCACGGGGGCGGCCAAGTGCGGCGGCAATTATGCGTCCAGCCTCGTCGCCCAGCAGGAGGCGATCCGCGAGGGCTGCGATCAGGTGGTCTTCCTCGATGCGGTCGAGCGCAAATGGGTCGAGGAACTGGGCGGCATGAACGTCTTCTTCGTGTTCGAGGATGGCTCGATCCAGACGCCCCCGCTCGGCGGCACGATCCTTCCCGGCATCACGCGCGAGAGCATCATGCTCCTCGCCCGCGAGGAAGGGCTCACGGTGCGCGAGGAGCCCTATTCGATCGATCAGTGGGAGGCGGACGTCGCCTCGGGCCGCCTGCGCGAGGCGTTCGCCTGCGGCACGGCGGCGGTGGTCACGCCGATCGGCCGGGTGCGCGGGTGCAACCGCGATTTCCGCATCGGCAATGGCGGCATCGGCGTCGCGACCGACCGCATCAAGGCGCGCCTCGTCGATATTCAGCGCGGCGTCGCGCCCGATCCGCACGGCTGGATGGAACGGCTTTTCTGA
- a CDS encoding HAD-IIB family hydrolase translates to MKTMIAFDLDGTLAASKQPLQDDMAATLKALLDVASVAVISGGDWPQFDKQVASRLPEGTKLERLFLMPTTGSKLYRHRDGQWTRIYAEDFSRDEHDHILQALQKAVKACGYDQEKTWGQQIEDRGSQITFSALGQEAPLDAKEKWDPDQKKRGAMQAIIEKELPGLSVKVGGSTSIDITREGVDKAWAIGKLCEHSGVARDEILFMGDAIFPGGNDDPVRAAGIDSIKVRDPAETITAITAVVACLK, encoded by the coding sequence ATGAAGACGATGATCGCGTTCGATCTGGATGGCACGCTCGCCGCCAGCAAGCAGCCCTTGCAGGACGATATGGCGGCGACCTTGAAGGCGCTGCTGGACGTGGCCTCGGTCGCGGTGATTTCAGGTGGCGATTGGCCGCAGTTCGACAAGCAGGTCGCCTCGCGCCTGCCGGAGGGCACGAAGCTGGAGCGGCTGTTCCTGATGCCGACGACGGGATCGAAGCTCTACCGCCATCGGGACGGCCAGTGGACGCGCATCTATGCCGAGGATTTCTCGCGCGACGAGCATGACCATATCCTGCAGGCGCTGCAGAAGGCCGTGAAGGCATGCGGCTACGATCAGGAGAAGACGTGGGGGCAGCAGATCGAGGATCGTGGCAGCCAGATCACCTTCTCCGCGCTCGGGCAGGAGGCGCCGCTGGATGCCAAGGAAAAGTGGGATCCCGATCAGAAGAAGCGCGGCGCGATGCAGGCGATCATCGAGAAGGAGCTGCCGGGCCTGTCGGTGAAGGTGGGCGGCTCCACCTCGATCGACATCACGCGCGAGGGCGTCGACAAGGCGTGGGCGATCGGAAAGCTGTGCGAGCATTCGGGAGTGGCGCGCGACGAGATCCTGTTCATGGGCGACGCGATCTTCCCCGGCGGCAATGACGATCCGGTGCGGGCGGCGGGGATCGACAGCATCAAGGTGCGCGATCCGGCCGAGACGATCACGGCGATCACGGCCGTGGTGGCCTGTCTGAAATAG
- a CDS encoding MarR family winged helix-turn-helix transcriptional regulator — MTVPSASPLFLREAEIRRGTELLFFGYANLYKPTDKMLASQGLGRAHHRALYFIARQPGMTIGSLLRLLGITKQSLGRVLNELGDRDLVEIVPGEEDRRQRLLRLTEKGAKLEADLFAITRENLSAAYGQAGQEAVTGFWRVLELMMPPAERARVAELSRETRKG, encoded by the coding sequence ATGACTGTCCCGTCAGCATCGCCTCTCTTCCTCCGTGAAGCAGAAATCCGCCGCGGCACCGAGCTTCTCTTCTTCGGTTACGCGAATCTCTACAAGCCCACGGACAAGATGCTGGCGAGCCAGGGGCTCGGCCGGGCGCATCACCGCGCGCTTTATTTCATCGCGCGCCAGCCGGGGATGACGATCGGCAGCCTGCTGCGGCTGCTGGGCATCACCAAGCAATCGCTGGGCCGCGTGCTGAACGAACTGGGCGATCGCGATCTCGTGGAGATCGTGCCGGGCGAGGAGGATCGCCGCCAGCGGCTGCTGCGCCTGACCGAGAAGGGCGCGAAGCTGGAGGCCGACCTGTTCGCGATCACGCGCGAAAACCTGTCGGCCGCTTATGGTCAGGCCGGGCAGGAGGCGGTGACGGGCTTCTGGCGCGTGCTGGAACTGATGATGCCGCCGGCCGAGCGCGCGCGCGTGGCCGAACTGAGCCGGGAAACGCGCAAGGGCTGA